A portion of the Brevundimonas pondensis genome contains these proteins:
- a CDS encoding NAD-dependent deacylase, whose product MNLVVLTGAGISAESGVPTFRASDGLWEGHRIEAVATPEGFAADPALVQDFYNQRRRHLAKVAPNAAHRALADLAARWRGDFLLVTQNVDDLHDRAHVETPPAPGFELIHMHGELLKARCTASGAVYYWTGDLETAHASPHHPQGVLRPHIVWFGEMPLAMERIEAALEACDLFVSIGTSGAVYPAAGFVQLARMAGARTVEINLEPTQGARLFDEGVYGPATEAVPAFFDAL is encoded by the coding sequence ATGAACCTCGTCGTCCTGACCGGCGCCGGCATCTCGGCCGAGAGCGGCGTGCCGACCTTCCGCGCCTCGGACGGGCTGTGGGAGGGGCATCGCATCGAGGCGGTGGCGACCCCCGAGGGGTTCGCGGCTGACCCGGCCCTGGTGCAGGACTTCTACAACCAGCGGCGGCGGCATCTGGCCAAGGTCGCGCCCAACGCCGCGCACCGGGCCCTGGCCGATCTGGCGGCGCGGTGGCGGGGCGACTTCCTGCTGGTGACGCAGAACGTCGACGACCTGCACGACCGGGCGCACGTCGAGACCCCGCCCGCGCCGGGGTTCGAGCTGATCCACATGCACGGCGAACTGCTGAAGGCGCGCTGCACGGCGTCGGGCGCCGTCTACTACTGGACCGGCGATCTGGAGACCGCGCACGCCTCGCCGCATCATCCGCAGGGCGTCTTGCGCCCGCACATTGTCTGGTTCGGGGAGATGCCGCTGGCGATGGAGCGGATCGAGGCGGCGCTGGAGGCCTGCGACCTCTTTGTCTCCATCGGCACCTCAGGCGCGGTCTATCCGGCGGCGGGCTTCGTCCAGCTGGCGCGCATGGCCGGGGCGCGGACGGTGGAGATCAACCTGGAACCGACCCAGGGCGCGCGCCTGTTCGACGAAGGCGTCTACGGCCCCGCCACCGAGGCCGTGCCCGCCTTCTTCGACGCGCTTTAG
- the fghA gene encoding S-formylglutathione hydrolase: protein METTKTHALHGGVLRYLKHDSAATGTPMTLSVFVPAGEGPFPVLIWLSGLTCTEDNFTTKAGAYRAAAEHGVIIVAPDTSPRGEGVADDPAYDLGQGAGFYVDATQAPWAPHFRMETYVTDELVALIDAEFPTTKTRSIFGHSMGGHGALTLALRHPQLFRSVSAFAPIASPTRCPWGEKAFSAYLGEDRTEWARHDAALLIEGGAAAGAFDDILVDQGDADSFLTDQLKPELLVAAAEKAGQGLTLRMQPGYDHSYFFMASFVDDHVAFHATRLKA from the coding sequence ATGGAAACCACCAAGACCCACGCCCTCCACGGCGGCGTTCTGCGCTATCTGAAGCACGACAGCGCTGCGACCGGCACGCCCATGACCCTGTCGGTCTTTGTCCCCGCCGGCGAAGGGCCTTTCCCGGTCCTGATCTGGCTGTCGGGCCTGACCTGCACCGAGGATAACTTCACCACCAAGGCCGGGGCCTACAGGGCCGCCGCCGAACACGGCGTCATCATCGTGGCGCCGGACACTTCGCCGCGCGGCGAAGGGGTGGCGGACGACCCCGCCTATGACCTGGGGCAGGGCGCGGGCTTCTATGTCGATGCGACGCAGGCCCCCTGGGCGCCGCACTTCCGCATGGAGACCTATGTCACGGACGAGTTGGTCGCCCTGATTGATGCGGAGTTTCCGACCACGAAGACGCGTTCGATCTTCGGTCACTCCATGGGCGGGCATGGGGCGCTGACCCTGGCCCTGCGTCATCCCCAGCTGTTCAGGTCGGTTTCGGCCTTCGCCCCGATCGCGTCGCCGACGCGTTGTCCGTGGGGCGAGAAGGCGTTTTCCGCCTATCTGGGCGAGGACCGCACCGAATGGGCCAGGCACGACGCGGCCCTGCTGATCGAAGGCGGTGCGGCGGCAGGGGCCTTCGACGATATCCTGGTGGATCAGGGCGACGCCGACAGCTTCCTGACCGATCAGTTGAAGCCCGAGTTGCTGGTCGCGGCGGCGGAAAAGGCGGGGCAGGGGCTGACCCTGAGGATGCAGCCGGGCTATGATCACTCCTACTTCTTCATGGCCAGCTTCGTGGACGACCACGTCGCCTTCCATGCGACTCGCCTGAAAGCCTGA
- a CDS encoding VOC family protein: protein MPLPGIWYMTPRGMLGVVTPRDGQACHANGGTIGFAAASPEAVIAFAEAGIAAGGVAIEDPAGPRSTPFGEMHLAYLRDPSGNKICAVHRPS from the coding sequence GTGCCGCTGCCGGGCATCTGGTACATGACGCCGCGCGGCATGCTGGGCGTGGTCACGCCGCGCGACGGTCAGGCCTGTCACGCCAACGGCGGCACCATCGGTTTCGCGGCGGCCAGCCCGGAAGCCGTCATCGCCTTCGCCGAGGCCGGGATCGCGGCGGGCGGCGTGGCCATCGAGGACCCGGCGGGTCCGCGCAGCACGCCCTTCGGCGAAATGCATCTGGCCTATCTGCGCGACCCGTCGGGCAACAAGATCTGCGCCGTTCACCGGCCGTCTTAA
- a CDS encoding GIY-YIG nuclease family protein yields the protein MRNPDAIIAAYIMASRRNGTLYTGVTSDLHARIWQHKLGTFQGFTDAYACKGLVWFEPQAGMVEAIRREKQIKKWPRQWKLNLIEAGNPQWEDLAASWFV from the coding sequence ATGCGAAATCCAGACGCGATCATCGCCGCCTACATCATGGCCAGCCGTCGCAACGGCACACTCTACACCGGCGTCACGAGCGACCTTCATGCTCGCATCTGGCAGCATAAGCTTGGCACGTTTCAGGGCTTCACGGACGCTTATGCTTGCAAAGGTCTGGTGTGGTTCGAGCCTCAAGCTGGCATGGTCGAGGCTATTCGTCGGGAGAAGCAGATCAAGAAATGGCCGAGGCAGTGGAAGCTCAATCTGATCGAGGCGGGCAACCCGCAGTGGGAAGACCTGGCGGCCTCATGGTTCGTTTGA
- a CDS encoding YnfA family protein yields MKLALIYPLAALAEIGGCFAFWAWLKLDRSPWWLAPGVLSLIAFAWLLTLVPTEAAGRAFAAYGGVYIVASLAWMGLVEKTTPDRWDVIGGAVCLIGAGVILFGPRG; encoded by the coding sequence ATGAAACTCGCCCTCATCTACCCCCTCGCCGCGCTGGCCGAGATCGGCGGCTGCTTCGCCTTCTGGGCCTGGCTGAAGCTGGATCGCTCGCCGTGGTGGCTGGCGCCGGGCGTGCTCAGTCTGATCGCCTTCGCCTGGTTGCTGACCCTGGTTCCGACCGAGGCGGCGGGGCGGGCGTTTGCGGCCTATGGGGGGGTCTATATCGTCGCCTCGCTGGCGTGGATGGGGCTGGTCGAGAAGACGACGCCGGACCGCTGGGACGTCATCGGCGGCGCGGTCTGTCTGATCGGGGCGGGGGTGATCCTGTTCGGGCCGCGCGGCTAA
- a CDS encoding DUF1176 domain-containing protein yields MTLRSLLLTASAALTLPLALGACGEEEGDTPATAPAAADRAIETAATSPALAAQATANPPSMTREFRDWTATCDNTNHCVAFGSAHENMGFVLVSLAPGSGARPVVHMGGWGLEDGAGDVYAEIDGRRYAGQNTKMDEEGDVIAFRTPSPQLLHDLGNGSFMALRRGDEQMKVSLGGAAAAFLWIDERQGRLNTPTALIRRGDRPAAEVPAGPAVPRVTVAAAVAQNGLVQDDLSPALLAHPKVKECLAETRRGERFEPNVEVSRLAADRLLWSVPCGEGAYNFSQAYFITPADGTAPQPVVFPTATGSEEDLVNSRYDPKTRTLFAFGKGRGLGDCGRMGVWAWTGERFALLDEKVMPSCTAVPQDLWPTTWRAAT; encoded by the coding sequence ATGACGCTTCGCAGCCTGTTGCTGACCGCTTCCGCCGCCCTGACCCTGCCGCTGGCTCTGGGGGCCTGCGGAGAAGAAGAAGGCGATACGCCGGCGACGGCGCCCGCCGCTGCTGACCGCGCGATCGAGACCGCGGCGACATCGCCCGCTCTCGCGGCTCAGGCGACGGCAAACCCGCCCAGCATGACGCGCGAGTTCCGCGACTGGACCGCGACCTGCGACAACACCAATCACTGCGTGGCCTTTGGTTCGGCGCACGAAAACATGGGCTTCGTCCTGGTTTCCCTGGCCCCCGGTTCTGGGGCCCGTCCCGTCGTCCACATGGGCGGCTGGGGTCTGGAGGACGGCGCCGGCGACGTCTACGCCGAGATCGACGGCCGCCGCTATGCGGGCCAGAACACGAAGATGGACGAGGAAGGCGACGTCATCGCCTTCAGGACGCCTTCGCCCCAACTGCTGCACGACCTGGGCAACGGCTCCTTCATGGCCCTGCGACGCGGGGACGAGCAGATGAAGGTCAGCCTGGGCGGGGCGGCCGCCGCCTTCCTCTGGATCGACGAGCGTCAGGGTCGGCTGAACACGCCCACCGCCCTGATCCGGCGCGGCGACCGGCCCGCCGCCGAAGTGCCCGCCGGCCCCGCCGTCCCGCGCGTGACCGTAGCCGCCGCTGTCGCCCAGAACGGCCTGGTTCAGGACGACCTGTCCCCAGCGCTTCTGGCCCACCCCAAGGTCAAGGAATGCCTGGCCGAAACCCGCAGGGGCGAACGGTTCGAGCCGAACGTCGAGGTCTCGCGCCTGGCGGCGGACAGGCTGCTGTGGAGCGTGCCATGCGGCGAAGGCGCCTATAATTTCAGCCAGGCCTATTTCATCACCCCGGCCGACGGGACCGCGCCCCAGCCGGTCGTCTTCCCCACGGCGACAGGCAGCGAGGAGGATCTGGTCAACAGCCGCTACGACCCCAAGACCCGCACCCTCTTCGCCTTCGGCAAGGGGCGCGGCCTGGGCGATTGCGGCCGCATGGGCGTCTGGGCCTGGACCGGCGAGCGCTTCGCCCTGCTGGACGAGAAGGTCATGCCGAGTTGCACGGCCGTTCCCCAGGACCTGTGGCCGACCACCTGGCGCGCCGCGACCTGA
- a CDS encoding phospholipase C/P1 nuclease family protein, whose amino-acid sequence MKRQVKRLMISAAALMLVAAPAVHVDAWGNTGHRLIGVAAMRGLSDDLPAFLRTPGAIADVGELAREPDRWKGAGQPHDRERDTAHFIDFDDNGHAMTANGPHIDALPRLKSDFDTALVQAGIKIDEVGYLPYALMDAYQNLGRDFAYWRVLTAAEGREMDPGKKAWYRADRERREALILRDIGVLAHYVGDGSQPHHTSIHFNGWGDYPNPEGFTNSRRTHGVFEGEFTSRVARLDTVEAAMNQPQVSSLDLRTRTAAYLKTTLGTVIPFYRLEKAGGFNDADPRGAAFVNERLAAGASELRDLIILSWRESGTASIGWPAVKVAEVEAGAVDPWTSMIGED is encoded by the coding sequence ATGAAGCGTCAAGTCAAACGCCTGATGATCTCCGCCGCCGCCCTGATGTTGGTCGCGGCCCCCGCTGTTCATGTGGACGCTTGGGGAAATACCGGCCACCGCCTGATCGGCGTCGCGGCCATGCGTGGTCTCAGCGACGACCTGCCCGCCTTCCTGCGCACGCCGGGCGCCATCGCCGACGTCGGCGAACTGGCGCGCGAGCCCGACCGCTGGAAGGGCGCCGGTCAGCCGCACGACCGCGAACGCGACACGGCCCACTTCATCGACTTCGACGACAACGGCCATGCGATGACGGCCAACGGCCCGCATATCGACGCCCTGCCCCGTCTGAAGTCCGACTTCGACACCGCCCTGGTGCAGGCGGGGATCAAGATCGACGAGGTCGGCTATCTGCCTTACGCCCTGATGGACGCCTATCAGAACCTGGGCCGCGACTTCGCCTACTGGCGTGTTCTGACCGCCGCCGAGGGCCGCGAAATGGACCCCGGAAAGAAGGCCTGGTACCGCGCCGACCGCGAGCGCCGCGAGGCCCTGATCCTGCGCGACATCGGCGTCCTGGCCCATTACGTCGGCGACGGCTCGCAGCCGCACCATACCTCGATCCACTTCAACGGCTGGGGCGACTATCCCAACCCCGAGGGCTTCACCAACTCGCGCCGCACCCACGGCGTCTTCGAGGGCGAGTTCACCTCACGCGTTGCGCGTCTGGACACGGTCGAGGCGGCCATGAACCAGCCGCAGGTCTCAAGCCTGGACCTGCGCACCCGCACCGCCGCCTATCTGAAGACGACGCTGGGCACGGTCATTCCCTTCTACCGTCTGGAAAAGGCGGGCGGCTTCAACGACGCCGATCCGCGCGGCGCGGCCTTCGTCAACGAGCGTCTGGCGGCGGGCGCTTCGGAACTGCGCGACCTGATCATCCTCAGCTGGCGCGAGAGCGGCACGGCCTCCATCGGCTGGCCCGCCGTCAAGGTGGCCGAGGTCGAGGCCGGCGCGGTCGACCCCTGGACCTCGATGATCGGCGAGGACTGA
- a CDS encoding LysR family transcriptional regulator: protein MSTSAVSREIARLEDRLQTRLLHRTTRRVELTDAGRRDFLARCRRPDRRARRGPGRRPAR from the coding sequence CTGTCCACATCTGCCGTCAGCCGCGAGATCGCCCGGCTGGAGGACCGGCTGCAGACCCGCCTGCTTCATCGCACCACCCGCCGGGTCGAGCTGACCGACGCGGGCCGCCGCGACTTTCTGGCCCGCTGCCGCCGCCCTGATCGACGAGCGCGACGAGGCCCTGGCCGCCGTCCAGCCCGATGA
- a CDS encoding DUF885 family protein, with translation MLTAPVRAVRPSPYVVTQLSGAYFETPDFMDNQHRIEDAAGADAFLSRLSAFAGVLDGETDKVREDAGLGVIPPDFIIDRMLPQVRTLRDTNAADLAMIKSLVRKTAALNLTGYDARAPPPSSISRSSRPWPVRSRPWRPSARRRRTTPGSGVCPTARPSTPMA, from the coding sequence TTGCTTACGGCGCCGGTCCGGGCCGTCCGTCCGTCGCCCTATGTCGTGACCCAGCTGTCGGGCGCCTATTTCGAGACTCCGGACTTCATGGACAACCAGCACCGCATCGAGGATGCGGCGGGCGCCGACGCCTTCCTGTCGCGTCTTTCGGCCTTCGCCGGGGTGCTGGACGGCGAGACGGACAAGGTGCGCGAGGACGCCGGTCTGGGCGTCATCCCGCCGGACTTCATCATTGACCGCATGCTGCCCCAGGTCCGCACCCTGCGTGACACGAACGCCGCCGACCTGGCCATGATCAAGTCGCTGGTGCGCAAGACCGCAGCCCTGAACCTGACCGGCTATGACGCCCGCGCGCCGCCGCCATCGTCGATCAGCAGATCAAGCCGGCCCTGGCCCGTCAGGTCGCGGCCCTGGAGGCCATCCGCCCGCAGGCGACGCACGACGCCGGGGTCTGGCGTCTGCCCGACGGCGAGGCCTTCTACGCCAATGGCCTGA
- a CDS encoding NADP-dependent isocitrate dehydrogenase: protein MTIDAAKAIQKHGVGVKCATITPDEARVQEFGLKKMWKSPNGTIRNILGGVVFREPIICKNVPRLVPGWTQPIVVGRHAFGDQYKGHGLPGPRPGQADDQVPGRGRPGHRARSVRLPVVGRRHGHVQPGRLDHRVRPRQLLVRPARNFPVYLSTKNTILKAYDGRFKDIFQKVFDEEFAAEFKAKGLTYEHRLIDDMVAAAIKWSGGFVWACKNYDGDVQSDVVAQGFGSLGLMTSVLMTPDGKVLESEAAHGTVTRHYRQHQKGEATSTNSIASIFAWTRGFSHRAKLTTTPSWPSSPPPWNASWSRPSSRVS from the coding sequence GTGACGATCGACGCGGCCAAGGCCATCCAGAAGCATGGCGTCGGCGTCAAGTGCGCCACCATCACGCCGGACGAAGCCCGCGTTCAGGAATTCGGCCTGAAGAAGATGTGGAAGTCGCCGAACGGCACCATCCGCAACATCCTGGGCGGCGTCGTCTTCCGCGAGCCGATCATCTGCAAGAACGTCCCGCGTCTGGTCCCCGGCTGGACCCAGCCCATCGTCGTCGGCCGTCACGCCTTCGGCGACCAGTACAAAGGCCACGGACTTCCTGGTCCCCGGCCCGGGCAAGCTGACGATCAAGTTCCAGGGCGAGGACGGCCAGGTCATCGAGCACGAAGTGTTCGACTTCCCGTCGTCGGGCGTCGCCATGGGCATGTACAACCTGGACGACTCGATCACCGAGTTCGCCCGCGCCAGCTTCTCGTTCGGCCTGCACGCAACTTCCCGGTCTATCTGTCGACCAAGAACACCATCCTGAAAGCCTATGACGGCCGCTTCAAGGACATCTTCCAGAAGGTGTTCGACGAGGAATTCGCCGCCGAGTTCAAGGCCAAGGGCCTGACCTATGAGCACCGCCTGATCGACGACATGGTGGCCGCGGCCATCAAGTGGTCGGGCGGCTTCGTCTGGGCGTGCAAGAACTACGACGGCGACGTGCAGTCGGACGTCGTGGCTCAGGGCTTCGGCTCGCTGGGCCTGATGACCTCGGTGCTGATGACGCCGGACGGCAAGGTGCTGGAATCGGAAGCCGCCCACGGCACCGTGACCCGTCACTACCGCCAGCATCAGAAGGGCGAGGCCACCTCGACCAACTCGATCGCCTCGATCTTCGCCTGGACGCGCGGCTTCTCGCACCGCGCCAAGCTGACGACAACGCCGAGCTGGCCGAGTTCGCCGCCACCCTGGAACGCGTCGTGGT
- a CDS encoding RNA methyltransferase — MTELTPPVVILDKSQMAENIGAVARVMANFGLSELRLVSPRDGWPQDRAWATASGADWVLEDVKVFDSVAEAIHDLNTVFATTARPRETRQPVRTPRESARILYDDTASGLKTGLLFGGERAGLETTDIALCAGITTIPIDPKHHSLNLAQAVAINAYEWRTLILDAPPPRFREGEPPASNELLIGMYEHFEAELEAGGFFHPPEKKPSMSQNLRVMLGRAAFTEQEVATMRGAIHALAKGRGRVLAKLAEKRAAEAKKGE; from the coding sequence ATGACTGAACTCACGCCCCCCGTCGTCATCCTCGACAAGTCCCAGATGGCCGAAAACATCGGCGCGGTCGCCCGCGTCATGGCGAACTTCGGCCTGTCGGAACTGCGGCTGGTCAGCCCGCGCGACGGCTGGCCCCAGGACCGCGCCTGGGCCACCGCCTCGGGCGCCGACTGGGTGCTGGAGGACGTCAAGGTCTTCGACAGCGTGGCCGAGGCGATCCACGACCTGAACACCGTCTTCGCCACCACCGCCCGCCCGCGCGAGACGCGCCAGCCGGTGCGCACCCCGCGCGAGAGCGCCCGCATCCTCTATGACGATACAGCGTCTGGCCTGAAGACCGGCCTGCTGTTCGGCGGCGAGCGAGCGGGGCTGGAAACGACCGACATCGCCCTGTGCGCCGGCATCACCACCATCCCGATCGACCCGAAGCACCACTCGCTGAACCTGGCCCAGGCCGTGGCCATCAACGCCTATGAGTGGCGCACCCTGATCCTGGACGCCCCGCCGCCGCGCTTCCGCGAGGGCGAGCCGCCCGCGTCGAACGAACTGCTGATCGGCATGTACGAACACTTTGAGGCCGAGCTGGAGGCCGGGGGCTTCTTCCACCCGCCCGAGAAGAAGCCGTCGATGAGCCAGAACCTGCGCGTCATGCTGGGCCGCGCCGCCTTCACCGAACAGGAAGTCGCCACCATGCGCGGCGCCATCCACGCCCTCGCCAAGGGCCGCGGCCGGGTCCTGGCCAAGCTGGCCGAAAAGCGCGCGGCGGAAGCGAAGAAGGGCGAGTAG